In Setaria italica strain Yugu1 chromosome IX, Setaria_italica_v2.0, whole genome shotgun sequence, the genomic stretch gaagtattaaatataggctaattacaaaattaatttcacaacccctaggctaaatcgcgaaacgaatctattaaacctaattagtccatgatttgacaatatggtgctacagtaaacattcgctaatgatgaattaattaggcttaatagatttatctcgcgatttagcctaggggttctgcaattagttttgtaattagctcatgtttagtcctcctaattagcatccgaatatccgatgtgacacggactaaactttagcttcaggatccaaacacccctaaaagaAAAGCACAAGATTTCCCGGTAAAATTGAAACTTTGCTGGCAGTATGCCTATGATGAACATGGTTATGACTTATGAGTACATTTATTCAGTTTTGTAGGAGATAGGTATAGTAAACCACATCATTTATGGTTATTAATGTGACAGCAGCCCATTTATACCCCAGTACTTTTACATATGACATGTCTTAACTATAAATTTTTCATAATAACTCTGATTATTTATGCAGAAAATCCTCATACTTATAGTCACGGTCGATATGTTGATTATTACGGTATTATGCAATATATCAACCAATCTTCTGTGCACAAATCCGATGTAACATCTTCCAATCAGATGTATTTCATTTACGTCACCATTGACTTATAGCACGCTGAATCTTTCTCACTGCACAAAAGCAACTATCAAGAATTAATTATAGATACCTATGGAAGAACGTGGCTGGCCAGCCTTCGTTTTCACTCACTGCCAACCTACCACAGCTGGACCTGTGCCTCTGCCTACCCAAAGGCCAGAGGACGGCTGGCGATCGATCCCGGCCGCGCAGAGGAATTTCTCAGAGCCGGCCAGTCCGGTCCAGTCCCCACGCGGCCGATTCACAATCTCCGTCTCGTCTCCCCTCCTTTCCTTTCTTCGTTTCTcatctcctttctctctctctcctgccTCTGCGGAGAAAAGAAAGCAAGGGAGAAGAGAACTGGAGAAAGTACTTCAATAAGCAGCTCAGCCGtgtagagagagaaagggagagagagatgagTGAGGCTAGGCGAACGCAGCGACCTatagagctagctagctagatggAGGCAGTCATATCATCTAGTCGTTACCAGTCCAAAACCACAGCTAAACATCAGCGGACATACACACAAGCATACACAACACATAGGTCTAGATGGAGGCAGCCATATCAGCTGTAGCAACTGAAATATTTAGCCGAATGGTATCGTTTCTGATGAAGAGATACATGGACAAGACTGAGATAGATGAGAAGCTTGACAGAATGGAGCAACTCTTATTGAGGATCCATGCAGTTATCCATGAGGCAGAAGGGAGGTATATAACCAATCCTATTATGCTAAAGCAACTCAAGTGTCTTGTGGAGAGCATGTATCGAGGGTATCACATTCTGGATGTCTCAAGGTACAAACCTTTCTTTGCGAGAATCGCTAATGAGGAGGTGAATAGCATATCTGCCCAATCGGCCTCCCTTTCTCCAATTCCTTTTAAGCGTTCTTGTACACTTTCTCGTACCGCTACAAGTTTTTCAGGAAGTAATGATTTGCAGAGTGTACTGGAAAATTTAGAAGCTGCTATTGCTAACATGAATGAGTTTGTTGTTCTGTTGGGAGGATGTGAGCGCTGCCGCAGGCCATATGACACGTACCTCTATACTGATAACTTTATGTTTGGTCGCCATGTTGAGAAgcagcatatcatcaacatcTTACTGCAAGATCCTGGGGAACATGGTACCCCAATGGTCCTCCCAATCATTGGTGGTTTCAGAGTTGGTAAGAAGACATTGGTTAGCCACGTGTGCAAAAATGAACGTATCAAATCACACTTCTCTTCCATTGTGTTCATTAATGGAGACAGCATATGCAGAATGGATGAGGAAAAGTTTCGAAATGGGAGGATGTTAGCTGTTGTTGAATTTGTTACGGATGTGGATGATGATGATTGGGAAAAGTTCTACTCAACTGCAAGACACAAAGCAATTGACGGAAGCAAGGTGATAATCATTAGCAGAATTGAAAATCTGGCAAGGTTTGGAACCGTAAAGACAGTGTTTCTAAATAGTTTGACTCATGAGGAGTACAGATACCTCTTCAAAATGTTAGCATTTGGAAGCACAGATGAAAAGGATTACCCACACTTGGCAGCCATAGCAAATGAGATAGCAATACAATTGGGAGGGTCGCTCATCACTGCGAATGTGATTGCTGATTTGCTGCGAAGGAACCATGATTTCCAGTTTTGGCTTTGTATACTGCAGCGTTTCAAGAGAATGGTGCATAAAAACTTGTCAATGTATGGTGAGCATCCAAAAGATATCCTTGATAATGAGCGGCCAATAGACATCACCACATTTAACTCCTGCTCTTCTCTTCGTATGATGCCACCTCGAGTCGAAAGGGATGGTGATTCTTCAGAACGGAAATTGGATCATGTTCCCTTTGGAGACCTGATAACTGGATCTATTTATCTACCCAACAATCAATTCGTGTTAGTTGCATGGGAGTCACGGTTACCTCCATATACGAAGCTTGTCGCTGATGTTACTTCTTATGAGAAGCATGGATCTTCAATCTCTCCAAAGAAGCGCCGGTCCATCGTTTGATCTTTGAGAAGGAACATAATATGTATGTTTGTTTTTTCTTGGAGAGAAGCATGAAAGTACTAGTTAAACACCTAATATTTGTGATCATAcatttgtatatatatctaGTTCTATCAGAATCTTTGATTTCTTGCTGATGTATATGAACAAGTAGTAATATAATACTGTTTCACTAATCTGCATTTGCAACATGTATCCATCTGTGAAGCTATGCGAGGATGTCTAGCATTGTAGAAGAAAAGTCAAATACCAGAAAATTATACCATACCAACTGCAAGTCAAATTATATGACGATATATGACCAAAAAATTCTCCTAAGCTCATTACTAAATAATCACTACTGCACTAGAGTGCATCACTGCCTGCCCCAAACCGTGCATCACGCCGGTTTGGAGGTTTGTTCACCGGTAGAGAagagaccttccatccaacatttttagtctcggttgtgtttggacccgggacttaaaagcctttagtcctgggtcaaaaGGCCACCACCGACGGTCACCGACAAagagagctttagtcccggttggtaatgtcaaccaggactaaagatcctCCCTTTAGTCTCGGGGGGTTTTGTCTATAAATTCAGCTCCTTCCTCCCCGAGTCTGAGCCACTCAGACCGAGAGCTTTGGGCTCCTTTTCCATagcgagcaagcaaccttagggaggtgctgcctgattttttttcctcattttcgtgaGGATTTACTCATCCAAAGcattgtaaaggttagctacttcatcatcccttcatttattattattatattttattttatgctttagagatagagaaaaatgagttttttagaaagagggagaatggagaggatttttatttatacatgtttttaagctagaatttgatggatagcttgcttgttatatatgattcatattagataaatatcttgatcGATATaaggtatgggaaaaaatagagtaaatatgtttttaatatttagccattgcaataaaattaaggtaaaaaAATGTAGGTGCAAGAAATAGAAatagcatcatgctagccaaagttTTTCATGCATGCGAATAACCTTTTCTGCTAGTTTGTATGATTAATTTGTAAATAAATtataggtgtaagaaatagaattgtGTCAttgatataatttttttgatagtttgcatgttaaattagagtgacatgaaaattacaccggtcaatttaatgctacaattgtggaacaggacaacaaagatgcactaaaaaagactacagacgctccataaTGGAGTTCACAgagtcaagaatccaaaaataatggtagaatagaagaaCTTGGAGTCCACAAACTtaggctgaatatcataaaagaatcttgaaataattttcCAAATGCATTTGGAGCCAcgttctcataatagaagtatggtggcccaatagcctgttcaggcagagatctgttcactgaccttgacccattGGGTTTttgttggttttggcttgccaaaatggTCCATATCCAAtgaacagatcttttgcctAGACGGGCTATtatgtgccaccatacttctattatgagaacgTGGCTCCAAAAGGCATTTGgaaaattatttcaagattcttttatgatattcagcccaagtatgtggactcgaagatcttctattgtaccattattttttgGTATTGGAGGactggaggtgactctccatagacttcgcaGAAAATTGAGGGCAAACATTCTAATATGTTGTACCATTAATTTAGGATAATTGACAATGTGAAGTCCACTATGAAGcatctgtaatctttagtgtatatgtatctttattgtcttgttccagaattctagtatttttatttttgtcaacCTAGCGAATGATATGAATGTTGAttagtgtaattttcatgtgaattgtttttatctttatgaaggttgattgatgtaaattatcaatattgatcaaattctttatctaatatgaagacctGTGTCTatttttcacgtaatatgatgcagatggaccgataatggatgtataacgtggaCAGACAaaccaaggagtttgttgatgacttgcattattttcttgaagtggccacaaccaacaagccagagaagggattcatatgttgttcGGGCTTcaaatgcagtaacaagaagaacTATTCACAGTCagttgtttagatacggtttcatgcctaactatttggtttgcaCCAAGCACGgagaaagaggggttataatagaagacggcgaagaagaggaggatgataacaacattgtGAACTGGACTgtaggccaagcttttgtagatactacaatgggcgaggctgatgaagaagagtttgtaGAATATGACCCCATtaatgatcttggtcaggtgctacgggatgcacagaaAGACTATGAAACTGAGACGGAATCAAAAAAGTTGCAATGCGTGATATATGatcaaaaaattgttgtacccagattgcaagtaggggtataaaaaactgggtacTACACTAGAAATattgcaatggaaggcaaaaaaggtgtgtccgataaggcatttcaggggatattgaaaattttaaagagcatgcttcccgagaataataaATTgctgtccacaacatatgaagctaaagaggctgtttgccctctgggattggaggttcagaagatacacccatgccctaatgactgtatcctctatcgtggtgatgaatatgagaaattggatgcttgtcctgtgtgcggagcACCGCAGTagaagatcaggcgagatgatcctggtgatgttgaggggcaacctcctaagaagagagttcccgtgaaggtgatgtggtatttctctataataccacgtttgaaacGTTTGTTCAGAAATGTGAGTGCTAATGTGATGCGCTGACACAAAAatgaacgtaagcaagatgagatgctgagacaccgtGAGGATAGGGCCTAGtagagatcaattgatagagcattcctggactttgaaagtgatgtaaggaacataaggtttataaggtttggtttaagtgctgatggattcaatccattcggtgagttgagtagtggtcatagtacttggcctgtgaccctatgtatgttcaaccttcctccttggctgtgcatgaagtaaaatttcattatgatgccg encodes the following:
- the LOC101783357 gene encoding disease resistance protein RGA2 produces the protein MEAAISAVATEIFSRMVSFLMKRYMDKTEIDEKLDRMEQLLLRIHAVIHEAEGRYITNPIMLKQLKCLVESMYRGYHILDVSRYKPFFARIANEEVNSISAQSASLSPIPFKRSCTLSRTATSFSGSNDLQSVLENLEAAIANMNEFVVLLGGCERCRRPYDTYLYTDNFMFGRHVEKQHIINILLQDPGEHGTPMVLPIIGGFRVGKKTLVSHVCKNERIKSHFSSIVFINGDSICRMDEEKFRNGRMLAVVEFVTDVDDDDWEKFYSTARHKAIDGSKVIIISRIENLARFGTVKTVFLNSLTHEEYRYLFKMLAFGSTDEKDYPHLAAIANEIAIQLGGSLITANVIADLLRRNHDFQFWLCILQRFKRMVHKNLSMYGEHPKDILDNERPIDITTFNSCSSLRMMPPRVERDGDSSERKLDHVPFGDLITGSIYLPNNQFVLVAWESRLPPYTKLVADVTSYEKHGSSISPKKRRSIV